A single window of Microplitis demolitor isolate Queensland-Clemson2020A chromosome 7, iyMicDemo2.1a, whole genome shotgun sequence DNA harbors:
- the LOC103571413 gene encoding uncharacterized protein LOC103571413 has translation MRGHLILPLLGLLALGCAAKCPEQRQSPGREIFCYTSTFDIKQLEDSICRCTTLVHQGHDLQDLTTTGLADLHKSLVQLNPVLQFVISINDARGRLMTSADARQESVARIARILNQVDGVELNVTAGTKERLVHFVQGLKNEIIRKSLKKRIILALPTKSEQLAKQFDIKELSKFVDLFTIPTHYLTDDEENYKTFHPSRLMGLFDLLNTDSLVDLVHGLGATKRKILVSLPASGYKFTLKIKDLNTPRAPTQQINPVSINRIQLCQAISQDEWTIERDEDLTAPYAFTNNTWIAFEDKISAKIKGKYILLRDLAGLAIRDIENDLKNDCGNTITEDVYNSITDNRRKTREAVLTSLENDIYSTETLYPKNLKSSDFRISRIVDSQGKIKAVRENIQTEFSCPRQGYFVHPHSCNRFYRCVKFNQQVENYSVFEFDCPAGLAFDESTDVCVWPGSLSKSSPCPGSPEIAPSTPRRFSCPKEGYYADPENCQWFFACMDLGGDKMLAYEFQCPYGLVFDENKLACEWPWLVPKCAGTNYENKGFGSGVIGGGYGGHNQGGYGGSGQPGYDYDGNQGNYGGHGSNEGGYDESSQGGGGYYYGGHDNSGYGGSGHPGYDGSSGGDGSHGHGGYGAKGNGNDGGYDGSSEGGHGGSGPGHESHGDDGSYEGKGMDYDYDYGGKGHGNQGGHGGTEQSGHDESHGEDGSYDGQGMDHDNGGKGHGNKDGHGVSKPSGYDNSNGEDGSYGGKGMDYDNGGKGHGNQDGHGVSKPSGYDNSNGEDGSYGGKGMDYDYGGKDQGNQDGHGVSKPSGYDDSNGEDGSYGGKGTDYDYGGKDQGNQDGHGVSKPSGYDNSNGEDGSYGGKGMDYDYGGKDQGNQDGHGGLRPSGHDESHGNDGSYEGQGMDHSYDGKDQGNQGGYDESSHGGHDGTEQSEHDEPQGEDGYEGKGMDHGYDGNRGKDEGNQGSYDESSQGGYDTHESKNPEDDGSYHEPSPENDGGYGSRTTSVNYGMKDQENQGGDQGYTTISAHSSSKAGYPSVLHSGYTPSAGGGIPTILVGGYSTGGFEHSTLISGSQKPQLTSSGYTYPQPGTKEYTINQGYDVSTGSLSTPQGPIYRGDAGKFTKATHTSEAITTDVYKKGIITTGSSQTGYSKSDYGTTSGLFTAGKTFPGVLDNGNTLISHRPTSFGNEFYPNQARESFTPSVTFKNQGTFTSAGSSLTTGNQFYTNEAAIYNTGAGSPGQTFTPSFRPIASTGSGYYTSGSGSKERTFTPSFTSTGNEYYNGAAGSKGQTFKPAFTSFTSTGNEYYTNKASDSYNGNGNSNIPSGYTPSITSIATENEYYNNNNNDINNKFATTDFRKTTFTPSIATGYPGNPYYTNQPGYNKNISTSRGTLFTSEMSVTSAGNQFFPNQAANPTSTNLEIPITTADDGTGYKTNEYHDNGGRGTIRYNNGLVTHKYTEDDIRLHHTSFTINPTPDSAQTNPVTLSSGGVYTRGGFTKIGPTKTGITTAQVGGTGSYVAAELDNRPTSKPDQIGANAFGTVTQSPEEENSQSYSTGEKNTVDSSKTKSEQDSNIVTSGYSYDKPTVQLNTISTKSQSASYQGQDNSIPTLTPFLNVDVYNNPSVATSSPAVVNTYSYAKSTGPQYQENMYQYDKTSTAASAGEYSESLSKTTQRKYPAVGYTTGPLDDYQSTLFEAARIPTVPRVRPVIDTGFKTVISPTAASVTVATAHQNNFDNQNIMTNSVNGNDDSSLNVRVSFGQTSGQQENNYNNEVTKTGDEFAGYTYDRTDSDFEGRFYNKESTTEAVAYQRTAANPEDLKKPTFIISYTESSKFDENKDSYDTSDVSYSKPPIEFVSSEAPTLEPTEYPSTSSNPMITRDQIKKLVSNYNRGTVKYAPADYDEIRYSSGLSGTQPSVPEYETNTDDESNKYELSEDGSPTESNRYQSTNFPSIRKSSLSSVSKSVGILSKNTYTTNQPSVTTYSGNYRKSLTTQTSELISRSSEVAQTKTAMGKVIVKFSDLHPLLLGKLSAECTCRADPFAIRGNKPLLIDSSNGKVDLSNYDESDIYVELEKSKESSLDNYDDSITVYGSSTKSPLNKISSRVTPVVAQFNGVTKSAKLRRPSSTYLPAYRTSSSSSPSTRRPPSSSNQQSTTSSSLRVSASDIEYSTRARSRSGKSIGTFRSTNSPDQVTESIASPAADDRIDYGEVGVLELNPEGKAECARPGLFRHPKYCNKFYACHWDSWKKKFTLHIFNCPIHLTFDNKAAACNWPTKGPACQDNNLLI, from the exons ATGAGAGGACATTTGATTCTGCCTTTATTGGGACTACTCGCCCTTGGATGTGCAGCAA aatgtCCTGAGCAAAGACAGTCTCCTGGAAGGGAGATTTTTTGCTATACGTCAACTTTTGATATAAAACAGCTCGAAGATTCTATATGCAGGTGCACGACTCTTGTTCATCAAGGTCATGATCTTCAAGATCTTACAACTACTG gtcTTGCGGATCTTCACAAGTCCTTGGTACAATTAAATCCTGTGCTCCAGTTTGTTATAAGTATAAATGATGCTCGAGGCAGATTAATGACTTCAGCTGATGCACGACAAGAAAGTGTTGCCCGAATAGCAAGAATATTGaatcaa GTGGATGGCGTTGAACTCAATGTGACGGCGGGAACTAAAGAACGATTAGTTCACTTCGTTCAAGGgttgaaaaatgaaatcatAAGAAAGTCATTGAagaaaagaattattttagcTTTGCCAACCAAGTCCGAGCAGCTTGCCAAGCAGTTTGACATTAAAGAACTTTCAAa ATTTGTCGACTTGTTTACTATTCCGACCCATTATTTAACTGACGATGAGGAAAATTACAAGACATTTCATCCATCCCGTCTTATGGGACTCTTTGATTTACTGAATACCGACAGCCTGGTTGATCTTGTTCACGGCCTTGGTGCTaccaagagaaaaattctTGTTTCCTTACCAGCAAGTGGTTATAAATTTACCCTGAAGATCAAGGATCTCAACACTCCGCGAGCACCAACTCAGCAAATAAATCCTGTGTCTATCAATCGGATCCAACTTTGTCAAGCGATTAGTCAAGATGAATGGACTATTGAACGAGACGAAGATCTTACTGCGCCTTATGCATTCACAAATAACACTTGGATTGCTTTTGAAGATAAAATATCTGCTAAAATAAAG ggaaaatatattttacttcgTGATTTAGCGGGCTTAGCTATCAGAGATattgaaaatgatttaaaaaatgattgcgGAAATACAATAACTGAAGATGTTTACAACTCAATAACTGATAACAGAAGAAAAACTCGAGAAGCTGTTTTAACTTCTTtagaaaatgatatttat agtACGGAAACTTTATacccaaaaaatttaaaatcttcagACTTCAGGATTTCCCGAATCGTTGACAGTCAGGGAAAAATTAAAGCTGTAcgtgaaaatattcaaacagaATTTTCGTGTCCGCGTCAAGGATATTTTGTTCACCCACACAGTTGCAACag ATTTTATcgatgtgttaaatttaatcagcaAGTTGAGAACTACAGTGTCTTTGAGTTCGACTGTCCTGCTGGTTTAGCTTTTGATGAAAGTACTGATGTCTGTGTATGGCCTGGGTCACTATCGAAAAGTTCACCATGTCCTGGAAGTCCTGAAATAGCACCATCGACTCCAAGAAGATTCAGTTGTCCTAAAGAAGGTTATTATGCTGACCCTGAAAACTGCCAATGGTTCTTTGCTTGTATGGATCtag GAGGAGACAAGATGTTGGCTTACGAATTCCAGTGTCCCTACGGATTGgtatttgatgaaaataaattagccTGCGAATGGCCGTGGCTAGTTCCCAAATGCGCTGGTACTAATTATGAAAACAAAGGATTTGGATCTGGAGTAATTGGGGGTGGGTATGGTGGACATAACCAAGGAGGCTATGGGGGATCAGGACAACCTGGCTACGATTACGATGGAAATCAAGGTAATTATGGTGGCCATGGAAGCAATGAAGGTGGTTATGATGAATCATCTCAAGGTGGTGGTGGTTATTATTATGGAGGTCATGATAATTCGGGTTATGGAGGATCAGGGCATCCAGGATATGACGGATCAAGTGGAGGGGATGGGTCCCATGGACATGGTGGTTATGGGGCAAAAGGTAACGGAAATGACGGTGGATATGATGGTTCTTCAGAAGGAGGTCATGGTGGGTCAGGACCTGGGCATGAATCACATGGTGACGATGGTTCTTATGAAGGCAAAGGTATGGactatgattatgattatggtGGAAAAGGTCATGGAAATCAAGGTGGTCATGGTGGAACAGAGCAGTCTGGACATGACGAATCACACGGCGAAGACGGATCTTATGATGGCCAAGGTATGGATCATGATAATGGTGGAAAAGGTCATGGAAATAAAGATGGCCACGGTGTGTCGAAACCTTCTGGATACGACAATTCAAACGGTGAAGATGGTTCTTATGGAGGCAAAGGTATGGATTATGATAATGGTGGAAAAGGTCATGGAAATCAAGATGGCCATGGTGTGTCGAAACCTTCTGGATACGACAATTCAAACGGTGAAGATGGTTCTTATGGAGGCAAAGGTATGGATTATGATTATGGTGGAAAAGACCAAGGAAACCAAGATGGCCATGGTGTGTCGAAACCTTCTGGATACGACGATTCAAACGGTGAAGATGGTTCTTATGGAGGCAAAGGTACGGATTATGATTATGGTGGAAAAGACCAAGGAAACCAAGATGGCCATGGTGTGTCGAAACCTTCTGGATACGACAATTCAAACGGTGAAGATGGTTCTTATGGAGGCAAAGGTATGGATTATGATTATGGTGGAAAAGACCAAGGAAACCAAGATGGCCATGGTGGGTTAAGACCTTCTGGGCATGATGAATCACACGGCAACGACGGCTCTTATGAAGGCCAAGGTATGGATCATAGTTATGATGGAAAAGATCAAGGAAACCAGGGAGGTTATGACGAATCTTCCCATGGTGGCCATGATGGAACAGAACAGTCCGAACATGATGAACCACAAGGTGAAGATGGCTATGAAGGCAAGGGTATGGATCATGGTTACGATGGTAACAGGGGTAAAGACGAAGGAAATCAAGGCAGCTACGATGAATCTTCTCAAGGTGGCTACGATACCCATGAAAGTAAAAACCCCGAAGATGATGGTAGCTACCACGAGCCTTCTCCTGAAAATGATGGAGGCTATGGAAGCCGCACTACCAGTGTTAATTACGGTATGAAAGACCAAGAAAATCAAGGTGGGGATCAAGGATACACAACTATCAGCGCTCATTCATCTTCTAAAGCCGGCTATCCCTCAGTATTACACAGTGGATACACTCCATCAGCTGGAGGAGGCATACCAACTATTCTCGTCGGAGGCTACTCAACTGGAGGCTTTGAACACTCGACTCTCATCTCTGGATCACAAAAACCACAACTCACTAGTTCTGGTTATACTTATCCTCAACCAGGAACCAAAGAATACACAATAAACCAAGGATACGATGTTTCTACCGGAAGCTTATCGACTCCTCAAGGGCCTATATATCGCGGCGATGCTGGTAAATTTACTAAAGCTACGCATACTTCAGAAGCTATTACAACTGATGTATACAAAAAAGGCATCATAACTACCGGAAGTTCACAAACAGGATACAGCAAAAGTGATTACGGAACCACATCGGGTCTATTTACTGCAGGTAAAACATTCCCAGGAGTCCTAGATAACGGCAATACATTAATTTCCCATAGACCAACATCTTTCGGTAACGAATTCTATCCCAATCAAGCCAGAGAATCATTTACTCCAAGTGTTACTTTCAAAAATCAAGGGACTTTTACCTCAGCAGGCTCATCTTTAACTACCGGCAATCAGTTCTACACCAACGAAGCCGCAATATATAACACAGGAGCTGGTTCTCCAGGACAAACGTTCACTCCATCATTCAGACCAATTGCTTCTACTGGAAGCGGATACTACACTAGCGGTTCTGGATCTAAAGAACGAACGTTTACGCCATCATTTACTTCTACTGgaaatgaatattataatggAGCTGCTGGATCTAAAGGACAAACATTTAAGCCAGCATTTACTTCATTTACTTCCACTGGAAATGAATATTACACAAATAAAGCCAGTGATTCATACAACGGAAACGGTAATTCAAATATACCGAGCGGTTATACTCCATCAATAACTTCTATTGCTactgaaaatgaatattataataataataataatgatattaataataaattcgcAACAACTGATTTCCGTAAGACTACTTTTACTCCATCAATAGCAACTGGTTATCCAGGAAATCCCTATTACACAAACCAACCAggatacaataaaaatatcagtacATCCCGCGGAACTCTGTTTACTTCAGAAATGTCTGTAACATCAGCCGGTAATCAATTTTTCCCAAATCAAGCAGCTAATCCAACTTCAACGAATCTTGAAATTCCAATAACGACAGCTGATGATGGCACTGGTTACAAAACGAATGAATATCACGACAACGGTGGACGCGGAACAATTCGTTACAACAATGGCCTAGTTACGCACAAGTATACTGAAGATGATATACGTCTGCATCATACTTCTTTTACCATTAATCCAACACCAGACAGCGCTCAGACAAATCCGGTTACGTTGAGTTCCGGTGGAGTTTACACACGTGGGGGATTTACTAAAATAGGTCCGACTAAAACAGGAATTACTACTGCCCAGGTTGGAGGAACCGGAAGTTATGTAGCTGCTGAGCTTGACAATAGACCGACTTCTAAACCAGATCAAATTGGCGCGAATGCCTTCGGTACCGTAACTCAATCACCTGAAGAAGAAAATTCACAATCATATTCTACAGGTGAAAAAAATACAGTCGATTCTTCAAAGACTAAAAGTGAACAGGATTCAAATATTGTAACATCTGGTTACTCATACGATAAACCGACCGTTCAATTAAATACTATTTCTACAAAATCGCAATCTGCTTCTTATCAAGGCCAAGATAATTCTATTCCTACGCTTACTCCTTTCTTGAATGTTGATGTATACAATAATCCAAGTGTTGCAACATCATCACCGGCGGTTGTTAATACGTACTCCTACGCTAAATCAACGGGTCCGCAGTATCAGGAAAACATGTATCAGTATGATAAGACATCTACTGCTGCCTCTGCTGGAGAATACTCAGAGTCTCTGTCTAAAACTACCCAGAGAAAGTATCCAGCTGTTGGTTACACAACCGGCCCCCTTGATGATTATCAGTCGACGTTATTCGAGGCCGCGAGAATTCCGACTGTTCCAAGAGTTCGACCGGTTATTGATACCGGTTTCAAAACTGTAATATCCCCGACAGCGGCTTCAGTTACCGTAGCAACTGctcatcaaaataattttgataatcaaaatattatgaCAAATTCGGTTAATGGTAACGATGATTCTTCCCTTAATGTCAGGGTATCCTTTGGACAAACTAGTGGCcaacaagaaaataattataataatgaagtcACTAAAACGGGCGATGAATTTGCTGGATATACCTACGATCGAACTGATAGCGATTTTGAAGGCAGGTTTTATAACAAAGAATCTACTACTGAAGCGGTTGCTTACCAACGAACTGCAGCTAATCCTGAG GACTTGAAGAAGCCAACATTCATAATATCCTACACAGAATCATctaaatttgatgaaaataaagacTCATATGATACAAGCGATGTGAGTTATAGTAAACCACCAATTGAATTTGTCAGTAGTGAAGCTCCAACTCTTGAACCAACAGAGTATCCATCAACATCATCAAACCCTATGATTACTCgcgatcaaattaaaaaactagtcTCAAATTATAACCGCGGTACCGTTAAATACGCTCCGGCCGACTATGACGAAATTCGTTACTCTTCTGGATTATCTGGCACACAGCCAAGTGTTCCAGAATACGAAACAAATACTGATGATGAAtccaataaatatgaattatcCGAAGACGGATCTCCAACAGAAAGTAATCGTTATCAGTCTACAAATTTCCCGTCAATTAGAAAATCATCATTGTCATCAGTATCAAAATCCGTAGgcattttatctaaaaataccTACACAACAAATCAGCCATCAGTTACAACGTACTCCGGTAACTacagaaaaagtttaacaacaCAAACATCCGAATTAATTTCAAGATCAAGTGAAGTTGCTCAAACCAAAACAGCGATGGGGAAAGTAATCGTGAAATTCAGTGATCTACATCCGCTTTTATTGGGTAAATTAAGCGCTGAGTGTACTTGTAGAGCAGATCCATTTGCCATTCGTGGAAACAAACCATTGTTGATAGATTCATCTAACGGAAAAGTTGATTTAAGTAATTACGACGAATCAGATATTTATGTCGAGTTAGAAAAGAGCAAAGAGTCGTCATTAGACAATTATGATGATTCAATTACTGTTTACGGTTCATCTACAAAATCcccattgaataaaatttctagCCGAGTGACTCCAGTTGTTGCTCAATTTAATGGAGTAACAAAGTCCGCTAAATTACGAAGACCTTCTTCGACTTACTTGCCAGCCTATCGTACTTCGTCTTCATCTTCACCGTCGACAAGACGACCTCCATCTTCAAGTAATCAACAATCTACGACCTCTTCATCTTTACGAGTATCTGCTAGCGACATAGAATATTCAACGCGAGCTAGATCTCGTAGTGGTAAAAGTATCGGTACTTTTAGGTCAACCAATTCACCCGATCAAGTTACTGAATCGATAGCCTCACCTGCTGCTGATGATAGAATTGATTATGGAGAAGTTGGTGTACTTGAATTAAATCCAGAAGGTAAAGCCGAGTGTGCGCGACCTGGATTATTTAGACATCCGAAatactgtaataaattttacgcATGTCATTGGGACAGCTGGAAGAAAAAGTTTACACTTCATATATTCAATTGTCCGATTCACTTGACCTTTGACAATAAAGCTGCTGCGTGTAATTGGCCAACAAAAGGTCCAGCTTGTCAAGATAATAATCTTctgatttaa
- the LOC106693240 gene encoding uncharacterized protein LOC106693240: MLVWTLLLGLTTSLLVNGARPDPPASGITTVGSLKLANAEDCAGVVAFSAISGVKTDNQLKFSKTLVNRGVGYVTETGIFTTHCPGLYQFSAAGYGSADLKLTLKRKENKSDSWNPIVSTGTGGGSNLVLIDSEIGDQFAVFIDAGKSNEGTSFSGYRVAKK; the protein is encoded by the exons AT GTTGGTGTGGACGTTATTGCTGGGACTAACAACGAGTCTTTTGGTTAATGGAGCACGACCAGATCCACCAGCATCTGGTATTACGACTGTAGGCTCACTAAAACTAGCAAATGCCGAAGATTGTGCGGGAGTAGTTGCGTTTTCCGCTATTTCGGGAGTTAAAACc GATAAtcaacttaaattttcaaagacgCTAGTCAATAGAGGCGTCGGATATGTAACTGAAACAGGAATATTTACAACTCATTGTCCAGGACTTTATCAATTTAGTGCAGCTGGATATGGTAGCGCTGATTTAAAACTTACATTAAAacgtaaagaaaataaatctgaCAGTTGGAATCCCATTGTGTCCACGGGAACAGGCGGTGGTTCGAATCTAGTTTTAATAGATTCGGAAATCGGTGATCAGTTTGCTGTTTTCATTGACGCGGGAAAATCAAATGAAGGAACGTCTTTCTCTGGTTATCGAGTCGCTAAAAAGTGA
- the LOC103571405 gene encoding adenylosuccinate lyase, with protein sequence MSNVIEYSSWRSPLSTRYASKEMLFNFSDQNKFSTWRRLWIYLAKAQKELGLDIKPEQIAEMEANVNDINFDAAAKEEKATRHDVMAHVHVFSEQCPKAAAIIHLGATSCYVGDNTDLIVLREAFDILLPKLAGVIKRLSKFAEEYHDLPTLGFTHLQPAQLTTVGKRATLWLHDLLMDERALRRARDDLKFRGVKGTTGTQASFLQLFNGNSEKVKQLDALVTEMAGFKKYYSVTGQTYSRKVDIECLNTLASLGATVHKICSDIRILANMKEIEEPFESTQIGSSAMPYKRNPMRSERCCSIARHLMTLVNNTLQTAANQWMERTLDDSANRRITLAEAFLSADVILMTLQNITEGLVVYPKVIARHVAQELPFMATENVIMAMVKAGGDRQVCHEKIRVLSHEAGAQVKQHGLDNDLVDRIKSDSYFKPIFNQLDKLLDASTFIGRCPEQVKEFIEDEVQPIMELYSGLDQGRVELNI encoded by the exons GAATTAGGTCTAGATATTAAACCGGAACAGATTGCAGAAATGGAAGCAAAtgtaaatgatataaattttgatgcaGCTGCGAAAGAAGAAAAGGCAACAAGACACGATGTTATGGCTCACGTGCACGTGTTCAGTGAGCAATGCCCTAAAGCTGCTGCGATTATTCATCTTGGAGCAACCAGTTGTTATGTTGGTGATAATACc GATCTTATAGTACTGCGAGAAGCTTTTGATATCCTGCTACCAAAACTCGCGGGTGTTATTAAACGATTATCTAAATTTGCTGAAGAATATCATGATCTTCCGACTCTTGGTTTTACTCATCTCCAGCCGGCCCAACTTACGACAGTTGGTAAGAGAGCAACTCTGTGGTTACATGATTTGCTGATGGACGAACGAGCTCTTCGTCGCGCTCGTGATGATTTGAAATTTCGTGGAGTAAAAGGAACAACTGGGACTCAAGCTTCTTTTCTTCAACTATTTAAcg gtAATTCAGAAAAAGTTAAGCAACTAGATGCATTAGTCACTGAAATGGCCGgttttaagaaatattattcagTCACTGGTCAAACATACAGCAGAAAAGTTGACATCGAATGTCTCAACACATTAGCATCTCTTGGAGCAACAGTTCACAAA atctGCAGCGACATCAGAATATTAGCTAACATGAAAGAAATTGAAGAGCCGTTCGAAAGTACGCAAATAGGCTCCAGTGCAATGCCATACAAAAGGAATCCGATGCGTTCTGAGCGTTGCTGTAGTATTGCACGTCATTTAATGACCTTAGTAAACAATACCTTGCAAACGGCTGCGAATCAGTGGATGGAAAGAACGCTTGATGATTCCGCTAACCGTCGTATTACATTAGCAGAAGCTTTTCTGTCAGCTGATGTTATTTTAATGACGTTACAAAATATTACCGAAGGTCTTGTTGTCTATCCAAAAGTTATTGCGCGACATGTCGCTCAGGAGTTGCCATTTATGGCTACGGAAAATGTTATTATGGCGATGGTCAAAGCTGGTGGTGATCGTCAAGTCTGTCATGAGAAGATACGAGTCCTGTCACATGAAGCTGGTGCACAAGTTAAGCAGCATGGTTTAGACAATGATCTTGTTGACAGAATTAAAAGTGATTCTTATTTCAAGCctatttttaatcaacttgATAAACTTTTGGATGCTTCAACATTTATTGGACGGTGTCCAGAACAAGTTAAGGAGTTTATTGAAGATGAAGTCCAGCCAATCATGGAACTTTACTCAGGACTTGATCAAGGACGAGTTgaacttaatatttaa
- the LOC103571402 gene encoding protein snakeskin — MVTVVGIGSLSVKVLKLIINLIILILYRTGYGGEFLGVGGTWNLNEDKNPDAEIVASGVFVGFFIYTSVVLLTYCFAGTGNRKSLVEIIMNFVGMFMFIAVGGTALHYWHGYQAEHKYIHVATERQIGLAVGSLCVLEGAAYLLDTLLSFYEFAQNEYN; from the exons ATGGTTACCGTAGTGGGAATTGGTAGTCTCAGCGTAAAAGTGTTAAAATtg ataataaatttaattattctaatactGTATCGAACGGGGTATGGAGGAGAATTTTTAGGTGTGGGTGGAACATGGAACCTAAATGAGGACAAGAATCCCGACGCAGAGATCGTTGCTTCCGGTGTCTTTGTtggttttttcatttatactaGTGTTGTATTATTGACTTATTGTTTTGCTGGTACGGGAAATAGAAAAAGTCTTGtt gaaataatTATGAACTTTGTGGGAATGTTTATGTTCATTGCCGTTGGAGGAACGGCATTACATTACTGGCATGGTTATCAAGCagaacataaatatattcatgtTGCAACTGAACGACAG atCGGTTTAGCTGTGGGCTCGCTGTGTGTTTTAGAAGGCGCAgcatatttacttgatacTTTGTTAAGTTTCTATGAATTCGCTCAgaatgaatataattaa